In the Brassica napus cultivar Da-Ae chromosome A7, Da-Ae, whole genome shotgun sequence genome, one interval contains:
- the LOC111210223 gene encoding homeobox-leucine zipper protein HDG11-like has protein sequence MSFVVGGSGSGGGDGGGGSSQRHDASETDRKKKRYHRHTAQQIQRLESSFRECPHPDDKQRNLLSKELGLAPRQIKFWFQNRRTQLKAQHERADNSALKAENDKIRCENIAIREAIKHAICPNCGGPPVSEDPYLDEQKLRMENAHLRQELERMSTVASKYMGRPISSHISTLHPMHISPLDLSMTGPSLDFDLLPGSSMSSNFAVSDMDKPIMNDIALTAMDELLRLVHTNEPLWSSADGSREVLNLGSYENVFPRSSNRGKNHNVRIEASRSSGIVFMNAMSLVDMFMDSAKWAELFPSIVAASKTLAVVSSGMGGGTHEGALHLMYEEMEVLSPLVATREFCELRYCQQIEQGSWIVVNVSYHLPQFVSHSHSYRFPSGCLIQDMPNGYSKVTWVEHTETEEKEPVHELYREMIHKGIAFGAERWVTTLQRMCERFASLLAPAVSSLGGVIPSPEGKRSMMRLAHRMVSNYCISVSRSNNTRSTVVAELNDVGVRVTAHKSPEPNGTILSAATTFWLPNSPQNVFNFLKDERTRPQWDVLSNSNAVQEVAHIANGSHPGCCISVLRASSASQSNNMLILQETSIDSSGALVVYSPVDLSALNIAMNGDDTSYIPLLSSGFAISPDGNRNSPSAEQGGASSSSGYGGGGSLITVGFQIMVSNLPSAKLNMESVETVNNLIGTTVHQIKTGLNNCPSASTTA, from the exons ATGAGTTTCGTCGTCGGGGGAAGTGGTAGCGGCGGAGGAGACGGTGGTGGTGGTAGTAGCCAACGTCACGACGCGTCTGAAACTGATAGGAAGAAGAAACGTTACCATCGTCATACCGCTCAACAGATTCAACGCCTCGAATC GAGTTTTAGGGAGTGTCCTCATCCAGATGACAAACAGAGGAATCTACTTAGCAAAGAGTTGGGTTTGGCTCCAAGACAGATCAAGTTTTGGTTCCAAAACAGAAGAACTCAGCTTAAg GCGCAACATGAGAGAGCAGACAACAGTGCACTAAAAGCAGAGAACGATAAGATTCGATGCGAAAACATTGCCATCAGAGAAGCTATCAAGCATGCTATATGCCCAAACTGTGGAGGCCCTCCCGTTAGTGAAGATCCTTACTTAGATGAGCAAAAGCTTCGCATGGAAAACGCTCATCTCAGACAagag CTTGAAAGAATGTCTACCGTTGCATCAAAGTACATGGGAAGACCAATCTCCTCTCACATCTCAACGCTCCATCCAATGCACATCTCACCGTTGGATCTCTCCATGACTGGCCCTTCGCTTGATTTTGATCTTCTTCCAGGAAGCTCCATGTCTAGCAACTTTGCTGTATCTGACATGGATAAGCCTATCATGAACGACATTGCTTTGACTGCAATGGATGAATTGCTCAGGCTTGTTCACACAAACGAGCCTCTGTGGAGTAGCGCAGATGGAAGCAGAGAGGTTCTCAATCTTGGAAGCTATGAGAATGTTTTCCCAAGGTCAAGTAACCGAGGGAAGAACCATAACGTGAGAATTGAAGCGTCTAGGTCCTCTGGTATTGTTTTCATGAATGCTATGTCACTTGTCGACATGTTCATGGATAGT GCCAAGTGGGCAGAGCTGTTTCCTTCAATCGTTGCAGCTTCTAAAACACTTGCAGTGGTTTCTTCAGGAATGGGAGGTGGTACCCATGAGGGTGCATTGCATTTG ATGTATGAAGAGATGGAAGTGCTTTCTCCATTGGTAGCAACACGCGAGTTCTGCGAGCTACGCTACTGTCAGCAGATTGAGCAAGGGAGCTGGATAGTTGTTAACGTCTCATATCATCTTCCTCAGTTTGTTTCACACTCTCACTCCTATAGGTTTCCATCTGGATGCTTGATTCAGGACATGCCTAATGGATACTCTAAG GTTACATGGGTTGAGCATACTGAAACCGAAGAGAAAGAACCGGTTCATGAGCTCTACAGAGAGATGATTCACAAAGGGATTGCTTTTGGAGCTGAACGTTGGGTTACTACTCTCCAGAGAATGTGTGAAAGGTTTGCGTCTCTATTAGCACCAGCAGTTTCATCCCTCGGTGGAG TGATTCCATCGCCGGAAGGGAAGAGAAGCATGATGAGACTTGCTCATAGGATGGTTAGCAACTACTGTATAAGTGTCAGCAGATCTAACAACACTCGCTCAACGGTTGTTGCGGAGTTGAATGATGTTGGTGTCCGTGTTACTGCACATAAGAGCCCTGAACCAAACGGCACTATCCTCTCTGCTGCTACCACTTTCTGGCTACCAAACTCTCCTCAAAACGTCTTCAACTTCCTCAAAGACGAAAGAACTCGTCCTCAG tGGGATGTTCTTTCAAATAGTAACGCGGTTCAAGAGGTTGCTCATATAGCAAACGGATCACATCCTGGTTGCTGCATATCAGTTCTACGT GCATCGAGTGCATCACAGAGCAACAACATGCTGATTCTACAAGAAACCTCAATAGACTCATCAGGGGCACTTGTTGTGTACAGTCCTGTGGATTTATCAGCGCTGAACATTGCAATGAACGGTGACGATACTTCATACATTCCACTCTTGTCCTCAGGCTTCGCAATCTCACCAGATGGAAACCGCAATAGTCCAAGTGCTGAGCAAGGAGGGGCCTCATCGTCAAGCGGTTATGGAGGAGGAGGGTCATTGATAACGGTTGGGTTTCAGATAATGGTTAGCAACTTACCGTCTGCTAAACTTAACATGGAGTCGGTAGAAACGGTTAATAACCTGATTGGAACCACAGTGCATCAGATTAAAACCGGGTTGAACAACTGTCCTAGTGCTTCAACTACAGCTTGA
- the LOC111210222 gene encoding uncharacterized protein LOC111210222 isoform X1, which translates to MSGREVKEYTNLSDPKDRKLGKGGKIDDEDVTFQRMVAKMQDVAGERGGYLHGRGALDSDDLLYLKEQMEAEQDAERLLRRTEKRAFAAFKKAATQADSSPASVPLPLRVEPKPKSGIRQQDLLRKVVEVKPKRPKVSTTASASLSPPKRSDLGPTEAKVQRDKQKEEANAVSKKLDRPEEQQAGGKATESNVQGQNALKGLLGLAYESSDEED; encoded by the exons ATGTCAGGGAGAGAAGTTAAAGAATACACAAATCTCTCCGACCCTAAAG ATAGGAAACTAGGGAAGGGGGGTAAGATAGATGACGAAGACGTCACCTTTCAACGGATGGTTGCAAAG ATGCAAGATGTTGCTGGTGAGCGTGGAGGCTATCTTCATGGACGAGGCG CTTTGGACAGCGACGATTTACTTTATTTGAAAGAGCAGATGGAGGCAGAGCAGGATGCGGAGCGCCTTCTGAGACGAACTGAGAAACGGGCTTTTGCTGCCTTTAAA AAAGCTGCAACCCAAGCTGATTCATCTCCAGCTTCTGTTCCTTTGCCACTTCGTGTTGAGCCCAAACCAAAGAGTGGTATCAG GCAGCAAGATTTGCTGAGAAAGGTTGTTGAGGTTAAACCAAAGCGACCAAAGGTCTCTACGACCGCAAGTGCAAGCTTGTCACCTCCTAAAAGAAGCGATTTAGGTCCAACAGAAGCAAAGGTTCAAAGAGATAAGCAGAAAGAAGAAGCTAATGCAGTGTCAAAGAAACTGGACAGACCTGAGGAGCAGCAAGCCGGAGGGAAAGCAACAGAAAGCAATGTGCAAGGTCAAAATGCTTTGAAAGGCTTGCTGGGATTAGCATATGAGTCTTCAGATGAAGAAGACTGA
- the LOC111210222 gene encoding uncharacterized protein LOC111210222 isoform X3 produces the protein MTKTSPFNGWLQRCKMLLVSVEAIFMDEAVPSSFIFLSVFFFPVALDSDDLLYLKEQMEAEQDAERLLRRTEKRAFAAFKKAATQADSSPASVPLPLRVEPKPKSGIRQQDLLRKVVEVKPKRPKVSTTASASLSPPKRSDLGPTEAKVQRDKQKEEANAVSKKLDRPEEQQAGGKATESNVQGQNALKGLLGLAYESSDEED, from the exons ATGACGAAGACGTCACCTTTCAACGGATGGTTGCAAAG ATGCAAGATGTTGCTGGTGAGCGTGGAGGCTATCTTCATGGACGAGGCGGTACCAAGCTCTTTCATTTTCCTCTC tgttttttttttccctgtAGCTTTGGACAGCGACGATTTACTTTATTTGAAAGAGCAGATGGAGGCAGAGCAGGATGCGGAGCGCCTTCTGAGACGAACTGAGAAACGGGCTTTTGCTGCCTTTAAA AAAGCTGCAACCCAAGCTGATTCATCTCCAGCTTCTGTTCCTTTGCCACTTCGTGTTGAGCCCAAACCAAAGAGTGGTATCAG GCAGCAAGATTTGCTGAGAAAGGTTGTTGAGGTTAAACCAAAGCGACCAAAGGTCTCTACGACCGCAAGTGCAAGCTTGTCACCTCCTAAAAGAAGCGATTTAGGTCCAACAGAAGCAAAGGTTCAAAGAGATAAGCAGAAAGAAGAAGCTAATGCAGTGTCAAAGAAACTGGACAGACCTGAGGAGCAGCAAGCCGGAGGGAAAGCAACAGAAAGCAATGTGCAAGGTCAAAATGCTTTGAAAGGCTTGCTGGGATTAGCATATGAGTCTTCAGATGAAGAAGACTGA
- the LOC111210222 gene encoding uncharacterized protein LOC111210222 isoform X2 — MQDVAGERGGYLHGRGALDSDDLLYLKEQMEAEQDAERLLRRTEKRAFAAFKKAATQADSSPASVPLPLRVEPKPKSGIRQQDLLRKVVEVKPKRPKVSTTASASLSPPKRSDLGPTEAKVQRDKQKEEANAVSKKLDRPEEQQAGGKATESNVQGQNALKGLLGLAYESSDEED, encoded by the exons ATGCAAGATGTTGCTGGTGAGCGTGGAGGCTATCTTCATGGACGAGGCG CTTTGGACAGCGACGATTTACTTTATTTGAAAGAGCAGATGGAGGCAGAGCAGGATGCGGAGCGCCTTCTGAGACGAACTGAGAAACGGGCTTTTGCTGCCTTTAAA AAAGCTGCAACCCAAGCTGATTCATCTCCAGCTTCTGTTCCTTTGCCACTTCGTGTTGAGCCCAAACCAAAGAGTGGTATCAG GCAGCAAGATTTGCTGAGAAAGGTTGTTGAGGTTAAACCAAAGCGACCAAAGGTCTCTACGACCGCAAGTGCAAGCTTGTCACCTCCTAAAAGAAGCGATTTAGGTCCAACAGAAGCAAAGGTTCAAAGAGATAAGCAGAAAGAAGAAGCTAATGCAGTGTCAAAGAAACTGGACAGACCTGAGGAGCAGCAAGCCGGAGGGAAAGCAACAGAAAGCAATGTGCAAGGTCAAAATGCTTTGAAAGGCTTGCTGGGATTAGCATATGAGTCTTCAGATGAAGAAGACTGA
- the LOC106406340 gene encoding EEF1A lysine methyltransferase 3-like, with the protein MGEEEASKGEDTVEEIRRMSGYGGDVIAVGGFPTSDSESDSDLAAAEIMIIWAIQGPTSFAPNTLVSQSSLELRLDACGHSLSILQSPCSLNTPGVTGSVMWDSGVVLGKFLEHSVDSKDLSLEGKKIVELGSGCGLVGCVAALLGGNVVLTDLPDRLRLLKKNIDTNLQRGNTRGSAVVQELVWGDDPDPDLIEPFPDYVLGSDVIYSEEAVHHLIQTLVQLCGDQTTIFLSGELRNDAVLEYFLESALKYFAIGRVEQTQWHPDYRSRRVVLYVLEKKSKRCLADASSLNQSC; encoded by the exons ATGGGCGAGGAGGAAGCAAGTAAAGGAGAAGATACGGTGGAGGAGATACGACGTATGAGTGGTTACGGTGGAGATGTGATAGCCGTCGGTGGGTTTCCGACTTCAGACTCGGAATCTGATTCGGATTTGGCGGCGGCGGAGATAATGATCATATGGGCTATTCAAGGCCCAACTTCGTTTGCTCCCAACACCTTAGTTTCGCAGTCTTCTCTTGAGCTGCGTCTCGACGCTTGCGGTCACTCACTCTCTATTCTCCAGTCTCCTTGTTCACTG AACACGCCTGGAGTAACGGGGTCAGTGATGTGGGACAGTGGAGTGGTGCTAGGGAAGTTTTTGGAGCATTCTGTTGATTCTAAGGATCTTTCTCTTGAAGGCAAGAAAATCGTTGAGCTGGGTTCTGGTTGTGGCTTAGTTGG TTGTGTCGCAGCGCTTTTGGGAGGCAATGTTGTCCTCACTGATCTCCCGGATAGACTGAGGCTACTCAAGAAGAACATTGACACCAATTTGCAACGTGGGAACACGCGGGGATCTGCTGTTGTGCAGGAACTTGTTTGGGGAGATGATCCTGATCCAGATTTGATTGAACCATTCCCTGATTATG TATTAGGCTCAGATGTCATCTACAGCGAAGAAGCTGTTCACCATTTGATCCAAACGCTTGTGCAACTTTGCGGCGATCAAACTACAATCTTCCTATCAGGAGAACTACGGAATG ATGCTGTTCTTGAGTATTTCTTGGAATCTGCGCTGAAATATTTTGCGATAGGGCGTGTGGAACAAACACAGTGGCATCCGGATTATCGCAGCCGTAGAGTAGTGCTTTACGTTCTTGAGAAGAAGTCGAAGAGATGCCTCGCTGATGCTTCTTCACTTAATCAATCTTGTTAG
- the LOC111199273 gene encoding serine carboxypeptidase-like 2 isoform X3, whose protein sequence is MAKDYVSSVLKSLLLILQLVFLSQHQSASASIVKFLPGFEGPLPFELETGYIGVGEEEEVQLFYYFIKSERNPKEDPLLLWLSGGPGCSSIHGLLFENGPLTMKLEEYNGTLPSLVSTTYSWTKTTSIIFLDQPVGTGFSYSRTQLVDKPSDSGEAKRVHEFLQKWLGKHEEFISNPLYVGGDSYSGKVVPALVQEISKGNYQCCKPPINLQGYVLGNPLTEFETDMNSRIPFAHGMALISDELYESLKIICKGKYVNVDPSNTECLKLVEEYNKCTETVNPFLILEPFYEAETPDSYIYRYLLATYWANDESVRKALQINKESIGRWIRCNLDIPYTQDIISSVPYHVDNSIDGYRSLIYSGDHDLGMPYLGTQAWIRSLNYSVIDHTDFFVFVLLNLPFLGRYRRTYANKMTFATIKGGGHTAEFKPEESSVMFQRWISGQPL, encoded by the exons ATGGCTAAGGACTATGTTTCCTCTGTTCTTAAATCTCTGCTTCTGATTCTCCAACTTGTCTTCTTGAGTCAGCATCAATCTGCTTCTGCCTCTATCGTCAAGTTTCTTCCTGGTTTTGAAGGCCCTCTTCCCTTTGAGCTCGAAACAGg TTACATTGGTGTtggtgaggaagaagaagtgcAACTGTTCTACTACTTCATCAAATCTGAGAGGAACCCTAAAGAAGACCCTCTTCTTCTCTGGCTAAGTGGAGGACCTGGCTGCTCTTCCATCCATGGGCTTCTTTTTGAGAATG GGCCTTTGACTATGAAGCTCGAGGAGTACAATGGAACTCTGCCTTCTTTAGTCTCTACTACATACTCATGGACTAAG ACTACGAGCATTATATTCTTGGATCAGCCTGTTGGAACTGGCTTCTCGTACTCAAGAACTCAACTTGTTGATAAACCGAGTGATTCAGGAGAGGCCAAACGGGTCCATGAGTTTCTTCAAAAG TGGCTAGGTAAGCATGAAGAGTTCATTTCCAACCCTTTGTATGTCGGCGGGGATTCTTATTCTGGCAAGGTTGTTCCTGCTCTTGTTCAAGAAATCTCTAAAG GCAATTATCAATGCTGCAAACCTCCAATAAATCTTCAG GGTTATGTGCTCGGTAACCCGTTAACAGAATTCGAAACTGATATGAACAGCCGCATTCCATTTGCTCATGGGATGGCACTGATATCTGATGAGCTCTACGAG tCACTGAAGATAATCTGCAAAGGAAAGTATGTAAATGTTGATCCAAGTAACACAGAATGCTTGAAACTCGTTGAAGAATATAACAAG TGTACAGAGACAGTAAACCCATTTCTTATATTGGAACCATTCTATGAAGCTGAAACTCCAGACTCCTAT ATTTATAGGTATCTGCTAGCTACTTACTGGGCCAATGACGAAAGCGTACGCAAAGCTCTTCAAATCAATaag GAGAGTATAGGGAGATGGATACGATGTAATTTGGATATTCCATACACTCAAGACATTATAAGTAGTGTACCCTACCATGTGGATAACAGCATCGATGGCTATCGTTCTCTCATCTACAG TGGTGATCACGATTTGGGAATGCCTTACCTTGGGACTCAAGCTTGGATAAGATCTCTCAACTATTCGGTTATTGATCAtactgatttttttgtttttgttctt TTAAACTTGCCTTTTCTTGGCAGATATAGAAGAACTTATGCAAATAAAATGACATTTGCTACTATCAAA gGAGGTGGACACACTGCAGAGTTTAAACCAGAGGAAAGCTCTGTCATGTTTCAAAGGTGGATCAGTGGCCAACCTCTGTAA
- the LOC111199273 gene encoding serine carboxypeptidase-like 2 isoform X4, translated as MAKDYVSSVLKSLLLILQLVFLSQHQSASASIVKFLPGFEGPLPFELETGYIGVGEEEEMQLFYYFIKSERNPEEDPLFLWLSGGPGCSSISGLLFENGPLTMKLEEYNGTLPSLVSTTYSWTKTTSIIFLDQPVGTGFSYSRTQLVDKPSDSGEAKRVHEFLQKWLGKHEEFISNPLYVGGDSYSGKVVPALVQEISKGNYQCCKPPINLQGYVLGNPLTEFETDMNSRIPFAHGMALISDELYESLKIICKGKYVNVDPSNTECLKLVEEYNKCTETVNPFLILEPFYEAETPDSYIYRYLLATYWANDESVRKALQINKESIGRWIRCNLDIPYTQDIISSVPYHVDNSIDGYRSLIYSGDHDLGMPYLGTQAWIRSLNYSVIDHTDFFLNLPFLGRYRRTYANKMTFATIKGGGHTAEFKPEESSVMFQRWISGQPL; from the exons ATGGCTAAGGACTATGTTTCCTCTGTTCTTAAATCTCTGCTTCTGATTCTCCAACTTGTCTTCTTGAGTCAGCATCAATCTGCTTCTGCCTCTATCGTCAAGTTTCTTCCTGGTTTTGAAGGCCCTCTTCCCTTTGAGCTCGAAACAGg TTACATTGGTGTTGGTGAAGAGGAGGAAATGCAATTGTTCTACTATTTCATCAAGTCTGAGAGGAACCCCGAAGAAGACCCTCTTTTTCTCTGGCTAAGTGGAGGACCTGGCTGCTCTTCCATCTCTGGTCTTCTTTTTGAGAATG GGCCTTTGACTATGAAGCTCGAGGAGTACAATGGAACTCTGCCTTCTTTAGTCTCTACTACATACTCATGGACTAAG ACTACGAGCATTATATTCTTGGATCAGCCTGTTGGAACTGGCTTCTCGTACTCAAGAACTCAACTTGTTGATAAACCGAGTGATTCAGGAGAGGCCAAACGGGTCCATGAGTTTCTTCAAAAG TGGCTAGGTAAGCATGAAGAGTTCATTTCCAACCCTTTGTATGTCGGCGGGGATTCTTATTCTGGCAAGGTTGTTCCTGCTCTTGTTCAAGAAATCTCTAAAG GCAATTATCAATGCTGCAAACCTCCAATAAATCTTCAG GGTTATGTGCTCGGTAACCCGTTAACAGAATTCGAAACTGATATGAACAGCCGCATTCCATTTGCTCATGGGATGGCACTGATATCTGATGAGCTCTACGAG tCACTGAAGATAATCTGCAAAGGAAAGTATGTAAATGTTGATCCAAGTAACACAGAATGCTTGAAACTCGTTGAAGAATATAACAAG TGTACAGAGACAGTAAACCCATTTCTTATATTGGAACCATTCTATGAAGCTGAAACTCCAGACTCCTAT ATTTATAGGTATCTGCTAGCTACTTACTGGGCCAATGACGAAAGCGTACGCAAAGCTCTTCAAATCAATaag GAGAGTATAGGGAGATGGATACGATGTAATTTGGATATTCCATACACTCAAGACATTATAAGTAGTGTACCCTACCATGTGGATAACAGCATCGATGGCTATCGTTCTCTCATCTACAG TGGTGATCACGATTTGGGAATGCCTTACCTTGGGACTCAAGCTTGGATAAGATCTCTCAACTATTCGGTTATTGATCAtactgattttttt TTAAACTTGCCTTTTCTTGGCAGATATAGAAGAACTTATGCAAATAAAATGACATTTGCTACTATCAAA gGAGGTGGACACACTGCAGAGTTTAAACCAGAGGAAAGCTCTGTCATGTTTCAAAGGTGGATCAGTGGCCAACCTCTGTAA
- the LOC111199273 gene encoding serine carboxypeptidase-like 2 isoform X1: MAKDYVSSVLKSLLLILQLVFLSQHQSASASIVKFLPGFEGPLPFELETGYIGVGEEEEMQLFYYFIKSERNPEEDPLFLWLSGGPGCSSISGLLFENGPLTMKLEEYNGTLPSLVSTTYSWTKVTTQKKVINFIRPSQYTLTYHFPQTTSIIFLDQPVGTGFSYSRTQLVDKPSDSGEAKRVHEFLQKWLGKHEEFISNPLYVGGDSYSGKVVPALVQEISKGNYQCCKPPINLQGYVLGNPLTEFETDMNSRIPFAHGMALISDELYESLKIICKGKYVNVDPSNTECLKLVEEYNKCTETVNPFLILEPFYEAETPDSYIYRYLLATYWANDESVRKALQINKESIGRWIRCNLDIPYTQDIISSVPYHVDNSIDGYRSLIYSGDHDLGMPYLGTQAWIRSLNYSVIDHTDFFLNLPFLGRYRRTYANKMTFATIKGGGHTAEFKPEESSVMFQRWISGQPL; this comes from the exons ATGGCTAAGGACTATGTTTCCTCTGTTCTTAAATCTCTGCTTCTGATTCTCCAACTTGTCTTCTTGAGTCAGCATCAATCTGCTTCTGCCTCTATCGTCAAGTTTCTTCCTGGTTTTGAAGGCCCTCTTCCCTTTGAGCTCGAAACAGg TTACATTGGTGTTGGTGAAGAGGAGGAAATGCAATTGTTCTACTATTTCATCAAGTCTGAGAGGAACCCCGAAGAAGACCCTCTTTTTCTCTGGCTAAGTGGAGGACCTGGCTGCTCTTCCATCTCTGGTCTTCTTTTTGAGAATG GGCCTTTGACTATGAAGCTCGAGGAGTACAATGGAACTCTGCCTTCTTTAGTCTCTACTACATACTCATGGACTAAGGtaacaacacaaaaaaaagtGATTAATTTTATAAGACCATCTCAATACACGTTGACATATCATTTTCCACAGACTACGAGCATTATATTCTTGGATCAGCCTGTTGGAACTGGCTTCTCGTACTCAAGAACTCAACTTGTTGATAAACCGAGTGATTCAGGAGAGGCCAAACGGGTCCATGAGTTTCTTCAAAAG TGGCTAGGTAAGCATGAAGAGTTCATTTCCAACCCTTTGTATGTCGGCGGGGATTCTTATTCTGGCAAGGTTGTTCCTGCTCTTGTTCAAGAAATCTCTAAAG GCAATTATCAATGCTGCAAACCTCCAATAAATCTTCAG GGTTATGTGCTCGGTAACCCGTTAACAGAATTCGAAACTGATATGAACAGCCGCATTCCATTTGCTCATGGGATGGCACTGATATCTGATGAGCTCTACGAG tCACTGAAGATAATCTGCAAAGGAAAGTATGTAAATGTTGATCCAAGTAACACAGAATGCTTGAAACTCGTTGAAGAATATAACAAG TGTACAGAGACAGTAAACCCATTTCTTATATTGGAACCATTCTATGAAGCTGAAACTCCAGACTCCTAT ATTTATAGGTATCTGCTAGCTACTTACTGGGCCAATGACGAAAGCGTACGCAAAGCTCTTCAAATCAATaag GAGAGTATAGGGAGATGGATACGATGTAATTTGGATATTCCATACACTCAAGACATTATAAGTAGTGTACCCTACCATGTGGATAACAGCATCGATGGCTATCGTTCTCTCATCTACAG TGGTGATCACGATTTGGGAATGCCTTACCTTGGGACTCAAGCTTGGATAAGATCTCTCAACTATTCGGTTATTGATCAtactgattttttt TTAAACTTGCCTTTTCTTGGCAGATATAGAAGAACTTATGCAAATAAAATGACATTTGCTACTATCAAA gGAGGTGGACACACTGCAGAGTTTAAACCAGAGGAAAGCTCTGTCATGTTTCAAAGGTGGATCAGTGGCCAACCTCTGTAA
- the LOC111199273 gene encoding serine carboxypeptidase-like 2 isoform X2, with the protein MAKDYVSYVLKSLLLLLQLVLLIHDADSASIVKFLPGFEGPLPFELETGYIGVGEEEEMQLFYYFIKSERNPEEDPLFLWLSGGPGCSSISGLLFENGPLTMKLEEYNGTLPSLVSTTYSWTKTTSIIFLDQPVGTGFSYSRTQLVDKPSDSGEAKRVHEFLQKWLGKHEEFISNPLYVGGDSYSGKVVPALVQEISKGNYQCCKPPINLQGYVLGNPLTEFETDMNSRIPFAHGMALISDELYESLKIICKGKYVNVDPSNTECLKLVEEYNKCTETVNPFLILEPFYEAETPDSYIYRYLLATYWANDESVRKALQINKESIGRWIRCNLDIPYTQDIISSVPYHVDNSIDGYRSLIYSGDHDLGMPYLGTQAWIRSLNYSVIDHTDFFLNLPFLGRYRRTYANKMTFATIKGGGHTAEFKPEESSVMFQRWISGQPL; encoded by the exons ATGGCTAAAGACTACGTTTCCTATGTTCTGAAATCTCTGCttctgcttcttcaacttgtCTTGTTGATTCATGATGCTGATTCTGCCTCTATCGTCAAGTTTCTTCCTGGTTTTGAAGGCCCTCTTCCCTTTGAACTCGAAACCGg TTACATTGGTGTTGGTGAAGAGGAGGAAATGCAATTGTTCTACTATTTCATCAAGTCTGAGAGGAACCCCGAAGAAGACCCTCTTTTTCTCTGGCTAAGTGGAGGACCTGGCTGCTCTTCCATCTCTGGTCTTCTTTTTGAGAATG GGCCTTTGACTATGAAGCTCGAGGAGTACAATGGAACTCTGCCTTCTTTAGTCTCTACTACATACTCATGGACTAAG ACTACGAGCATTATATTCTTGGATCAGCCTGTTGGAACTGGCTTCTCGTACTCAAGAACTCAACTTGTTGATAAACCGAGTGATTCAGGAGAGGCCAAACGGGTCCATGAGTTTCTTCAAAAG TGGCTAGGTAAGCATGAAGAGTTCATTTCCAACCCTTTGTATGTCGGCGGGGATTCTTATTCTGGCAAGGTTGTTCCTGCTCTTGTTCAAGAAATCTCTAAAG GCAATTATCAATGCTGCAAACCTCCAATAAATCTTCAG GGTTATGTGCTCGGTAACCCGTTAACAGAATTCGAAACTGATATGAACAGCCGCATTCCATTTGCTCATGGGATGGCACTGATATCTGATGAGCTCTACGAG tCACTGAAGATAATCTGCAAAGGAAAGTATGTAAATGTTGATCCAAGTAACACAGAATGCTTGAAACTCGTTGAAGAATATAACAAG TGTACAGAGACAGTAAACCCATTTCTTATATTGGAACCATTCTATGAAGCTGAAACTCCAGACTCCTAT ATTTATAGGTATCTGCTAGCTACTTACTGGGCCAATGACGAAAGCGTACGCAAAGCTCTTCAAATCAATaag GAGAGTATAGGGAGATGGATACGATGTAATTTGGATATTCCATACACTCAAGACATTATAAGTAGTGTACCCTACCATGTGGATAACAGCATCGATGGCTATCGTTCTCTCATCTACAG TGGTGATCACGATTTGGGAATGCCTTACCTTGGGACTCAAGCTTGGATAAGATCTCTCAACTATTCGGTTATTGATCAtactgattttttt TTAAACTTGCCTTTTCTTGGCAGATATAGAAGAACTTATGCAAATAAAATGACATTTGCTACTATCAAA gGAGGTGGACACACTGCAGAGTTTAAACCAGAGGAAAGCTCTGTCATGTTTCAAAGGTGGATCAGTGGCCAACCTCTGTAA